From the genome of Streptomyces sp. NBC_01341, one region includes:
- a CDS encoding acyl-CoA thioesterase, which produces MTYFVDVTVRGYELDTQGHLNQAVYLQYAEHARWELLRAAGLPQEKLLASGVGPVQLEVTVKYLRELRGGDRVRVSCEFSYGAGKTFGVRQQIVKEDGTVAAEISGLAGMLDLSARRLIEDPAGHLASLADQPELLGVKNS; this is translated from the coding sequence ATGACTTACTTCGTCGACGTCACGGTGCGCGGCTACGAGCTCGACACCCAGGGCCACCTGAACCAGGCCGTCTATCTCCAGTACGCGGAGCACGCACGCTGGGAGCTGCTGAGAGCCGCGGGACTTCCCCAGGAGAAGCTGCTCGCGAGCGGAGTGGGGCCCGTGCAGCTCGAAGTGACGGTCAAGTACCTCCGCGAACTGCGGGGCGGGGACCGCGTGCGCGTGAGCTGCGAGTTCTCCTACGGCGCCGGGAAGACCTTCGGGGTGCGGCAGCAGATCGTCAAGGAGGACGGCACGGTCGCCGCGGAGATCAGTGGACTGGCCGGCATGCTCGACCTGTCCGCCCGGCGGCTGATCGAGGACCCGGCCGGGCACCTTGCCTCACTGGCGGATCAGCCCGAACTCCTCGGGGTCAAGAACTCCTGA
- a CDS encoding aldose epimerase family protein, with translation MPRPIVHSTPFGSVHGAQTHLWTLDSGTGVRAEVLTYGASLHRLTVPDTAGTPASVVRSLPALDDYAAKHPYFGAVVGRYANRIAHGRFTLDGAEHHVPANDRGHALHGGPDGFHTKVWDAAPDHGDGTASVRLSLHSPDGDMGFPGALETAVTYTVDTDGTLAVDYASVTDRPTVVNLTNHAYFDLAGGPDILGHLLEVDADTYLPVDDDGIPLGYRAQVHGTPFDLTEPRVLGECLGADDGQLRSAGGFDHCWVLRDAGAGLRRAARLTAPGSARVLEVWTTEPGIQVYTANQLDGSCTDGAGRRHERHGSVCMETQHLPDSPNRPEWPSTVLRPGETRHSRTELRFPHLRG, from the coding sequence ATGCCGCGCCCCATCGTGCACAGCACCCCGTTCGGCTCCGTCCACGGGGCGCAGACCCATCTGTGGACCCTCGACAGCGGTACGGGAGTCCGGGCCGAGGTGCTGACCTACGGAGCCTCCCTGCACCGCCTCACGGTGCCCGACACCGCGGGCACGCCCGCCTCCGTCGTCCGGTCGCTCCCTGCCCTCGACGACTACGCGGCGAAGCACCCGTACTTCGGCGCCGTCGTGGGCCGCTACGCCAACCGCATCGCCCACGGCCGCTTCACCCTCGACGGGGCCGAGCACCACGTCCCCGCCAACGACCGGGGCCACGCCCTGCACGGAGGACCCGACGGTTTCCACACCAAGGTGTGGGACGCGGCCCCGGACCACGGCGACGGCACGGCGTCCGTCCGGCTCTCCCTGCACAGCCCGGACGGGGACATGGGCTTTCCGGGGGCGCTGGAGACAGCGGTCACGTACACCGTCGACACGGACGGGACCCTCGCCGTCGACTACGCGTCGGTCACCGACCGGCCCACCGTCGTCAACCTGACCAACCACGCCTACTTCGACCTCGCCGGCGGCCCTGACATCCTCGGCCACCTCCTGGAGGTCGACGCCGACACCTATCTGCCGGTGGACGACGACGGTATCCCGCTGGGTTACCGGGCCCAGGTCCACGGCACTCCGTTCGACCTCACCGAGCCGCGCGTGCTCGGGGAGTGCCTCGGCGCCGACGACGGCCAACTGCGGTCGGCGGGCGGGTTCGACCACTGCTGGGTGCTGAGGGACGCCGGCGCGGGTCTGCGCCGTGCCGCCCGCCTCACCGCCCCCGGCTCCGCCCGCGTTCTGGAGGTCTGGACGACCGAGCCCGGCATCCAGGTGTACACCGCCAACCAACTCGACGGCTCCTGCACCGACGGCGCCGGCCGCCGCCACGAACGGCACGGCTCGGTGTGCATGGAGACCCAGCACCTGCCCGACTCACCCAACCGGCCCGAATGGCCCAGCACCGTGCTCCGTCCGGGCGAGACCCGCCACAGCCGGACCGAGCTGCGGTTCCCGCACCTGCGCGGCTGA
- a CDS encoding YdeI/OmpD-associated family protein — MTSSGKSTDNGSAADGPAGDAADPVFCERIPCLESWLERHHGERSELWLKLAKKSSGITSVTAAEVIDVALCFGWIDGQRRSLDATYYLQRISPRRRGSQWSLVNVRKVGELTKAGRMRDSGLAEVRAAQADGRWAAAYPSQKEAVVPSDLAAALAAHPRAAERFERLGRTDRYLLILQLLRARSPEVRAARLARLTAAPDEENG, encoded by the coding sequence ATGACCTCATCGGGGAAGAGCACGGACAACGGGTCGGCCGCGGACGGACCTGCGGGAGATGCCGCGGATCCGGTGTTCTGCGAGCGGATCCCCTGCCTGGAGTCCTGGCTGGAGCGGCACCACGGCGAACGGTCGGAGCTGTGGCTGAAACTCGCGAAGAAGAGCTCCGGCATCACGTCCGTCACCGCGGCCGAGGTCATCGACGTGGCGCTCTGCTTCGGGTGGATCGACGGGCAGCGCAGGTCCCTCGACGCGACGTACTACCTGCAGCGGATCTCGCCCCGCCGCAGAGGCAGCCAGTGGTCCCTCGTCAACGTCCGCAAGGTCGGGGAGCTGACGAAGGCGGGCCGCATGCGCGACTCCGGTCTGGCCGAGGTACGCGCCGCTCAGGCCGACGGGCGATGGGCGGCGGCCTACCCCTCGCAGAAGGAGGCCGTCGTGCCGTCCGACCTCGCGGCTGCGCTCGCCGCGCACCCGCGGGCGGCTGAACGCTTCGAGCGGCTGGGGCGGACGGACCGGTATCTCCTGATCCTCCAGCTCCTGCGGGCCCGGTCCCCCGAGGTCAGGGCGGCTCGGCTCGCCCGGCTGACAGCAGCGCCGGACGAGGAGAACGGCTGA